From Aegilops tauschii subsp. strangulata cultivar AL8/78 chromosome 5, Aet v6.0, whole genome shotgun sequence:
CCTAGACCCCCTTTAACAATACATTTTTTCCTATAACTCGAATAGTATTATAACTAAAAAATCCATCACTCATTTAAGAAATGTGCGTGCACTGTAAAAAAAAGTCCAGAAAACTTTTAAAAATGTCATTAGCATTCAAAAATAATGTTCGTGACAGTAGAAGATCTATGCCCGTTTCAAAAATATCTTTGtgacatttaaaaaatgttaatacAAGGTAAAAAATAAATGTTCACATAATTTAGAAAAAAGTTGTTTTGCACCATTAAAAAAATGCTTATGCAATGTCAAAAAATGTTTATATGACTAAAAAAATGTTTGTAGTTTAGAATAATGTTTGTATCATTCAAAAAAAGGTTTGTGATACAACATAAAAAATCGTGTAGTTTCAAAAACAAAATGTaccattcaaaaaaatgttcattacATTTAACAAAAAATTCACACATTTCATAAAAATGTACATGACATTTAAAAAAATTGTGCAAAGTAAAAAAAATCATGTAGTTTTGAAAGATGTTTCGTACCATTCAGAAAAGTATTCAACATATATTTGTAAATGTTTAACATTTCTTCAAAGAAAATGTTCcaaacatgtatttgaaaaatgttcaacatgtatcAAAAAAAAAATGCCCAAGTATAAGAAAAATGTATAACATGTATTTAAAAAGTTGACATGTATTttgaaaaaataagaagaaagaGAATAAAAGGAAGAGCAATTTGTAATGCCAAAGAAAATTCGTAAAGAACCgcagagaagaaaaaagaaaaggtaAAAAAACAGGAAGtagaaagaaaaaaatgaaaaacagaaaaagaaaaatgaaagaaaaaacgAACACAAAAGAAAACCAGAGCGAAGCACGCCAAACCGGAAAAACCAGCATGAACGAACTGTTCCTGCGCGCACAGAAAAACCACTAGCTCGACCGGCCCGTTGGCAGGATCGCTGATGGCGAGAGAGACCTCTTGTCTCGCAGCGGGCGAGAAATAGCCCTGGCGTATCGGGTAGGTAAGATGCCAACAGAACCTGAGAAGGTTAGTCTCTGCACCTGACTTTTTGGCGTGAGGAACTGCTTGAGCAATGAATGATGAGCCCCATCTGGCTTGAGGTGAGCAAGTCCAAACGATAAAATGTTTGCTTCCTGTTCTATTTGGTGGAATTGCAGTCAAACTACTCTTCTTTCAGCTATTGCCATTTAgattatttttaaaaaaaatatctTTGCAGTCAAACTACTCTTCTTTCAGTTATTGCCATTTAGATTATTAAAAAAAATTATCTTACCCAACCTTTGCAGACTGTCCACGAGGGTCGCATCTACCAGCTGAAGCTGTTCTGTGACAAGGACTACCCCGAGAAGGCACCATCTGTTAGATTACATTCAAGATTACTTCATCTCTTCCTCGCTCCATGTCAATCAAAAGACTGTTTTACATTTGTTGCCGTGTTGATGCAGGTTGACCCGAAGAAGTTCAGTGTGCTAGCAAAACAATTTTGACCCAGCTGAAGAAAGATATGGCAGCAGCACAGAACCGCAAGTTGGTGCACCCTCCAGAAGGGACATTGTCTGCTGGCCCATCTCCAGTTTCAACAGCAgcgatctactccctccgttcctaaatataagtatgaGATTTCACTATaaactccctccgttcctaaatataaataTGAGATTTCACTATAAACCACATACGGATATACTCCATCCGTTCTTAAATacaagtctttttagacatttcaaatggactacaatatacggatgtatgtagacagattttagagtgtaaattcactcattttgctccgtatgtaatcacttgttggaatctctaaaaagacttatatttgggaacggaggaagtatatagatgcattttagagtgtagattcactcattttgctccgtatgtggtccatagtggaatccctccaaagacttatatttaggaacggagaaaGTACATCACTCCCATGGGATTTGAATTATACCATCCATCACACAGAGACTACATATAAAACAGAAATGCGCTTCCTAGGCCCAACGACACAACAATTTTGCTTCACTGCTCTTCTAGCAGTAAGGCCATCACATATTACAGTTTAAAACTACGTAAGAAGGAATAGCTAAATCTTCTTCTGACGTCAAAATTTTGAATCGTTTCTTAAATCAGACCGCAGGGGCCTTTTGGTTGCCCATtccaaataaattctcaaacaatTTTGAAGCCATCGGAGGAACTGTCATCGGTACCGGGGCCATGAAATTAGCAATCTTCTCGTGGACACTGTACCTGAAAAAGACATAAACAGGTTGATAGCAATTCCATGGAAGAAAATCGACTACACCCAAAGTAAGCCTACCTTATCTTTCTGCTCTTTGAAGCACGGCGGTCAACAAGTTTTCTCTTCTTGTGCTGCTTCTTCCTCAGAGCATAAAATGCGGATTCTGCGAACATTGCAGCACCATGGTCCATCAGTGCATTCAGGGCAACAACAAAAAGAGATGTGCAGGTGAACACTAGTTGGATATGAACTAACCAGATGCCCCCGTATCACATGACTCGAGAAACTCCTTGAGAAGTTGATGATAAAATTCAGAATCATCGATGAGTTCAGGATCACCTTCCACATCTTTGCCCTGAGTTGCAACAAGGGGTGAACATATGAGACAAGGAAGGGCACTACACACCACATCCTAAATAGTCAGCGAGATAAATAACTGAGGCTGCATGAAGTTTCGCCTCAATGGAAGAAATGAACTACACTAGAACACATAACACAAAATCTGAATAGAACAAATGAGACAAGCAAGCTTGAAATAATTTAactaaagaatgaggtattgctcAAACCTCCACAGCAGTAGCAGGCTGTGCTGCACTAAAATGAATGAGAAGACACAAACCAATCATTATAATTAGAAGTAGAACTGAACTGGTGGCCCTTTACAATTGATGAATCTAAAATACCTCCCCAAATACACCAACATCAGATTTCCGCAGGTACATCCTGTTAATCATCCTGCTTGGGTCCCTCATATAACCAGCAACTTGGTCACTTATGTTCTGTTCTCATAACAGGGGAAAGCAGAGGTTTTAGCATTGTAGATATCTAAGCATGTTCCACAATAACAAAGTACTATAAGTAGTTAAATAGGCATTCAGCTAACCTGATTAAATGCGTGCAACCTTCCTTTCAGTGCAGCAGCGCCAGTTGTGACCTGTGTTTTCCTCTGCCATTTATCTATCTCAGTATTTCTGAACAGGGTTATTCTGTACAAAAACCATGATATCAAACGCTGTTTTATGCTGCTGTatatgtgcagaaagtcaagaagaagaaaaacagcCCAAGCAAAATACATACAAGTGCAATTTGACAAGTTCTAGAACTGACACACCAAGTCTGGTTTTCCAGTTACCGCCTTTTTTTAACAGAAAATATCTGCTTAGTGCCTTTATATTAGTTTGTGTATACTTATAATCATTTATCCAGTGCATGCTAACTTAAGGATTCGCCAATATGGTGGAACTAATTTTTTTTCTTGCTGGATGTTAGTCTCAATACAAGTTACCAAATTCACCAACATTAATCAGGAATAAGTAGCAACTTAgcaatctactccctccgtcccataatgtaagacgttttttgacactacactagtatcaaaaaacgtcttacattatgggacggagggagtagaaaacaatGTCTGTAAAGATGAAACccaaaaaggaaagaaaaagtaGCAGCGCCAAACAAACAATTCGCTAACTCAAATGCATTTAAGAAACCATTATAATACAGGAGCAGGGGAGAGTTTAAATGATCGGTATTAAGCATAAAACACATTCTACTGGTATGATACGGTATAAAAGCACAAAGCGCATTATACTGGTATATGAGTGCAGAACTGCATAAGTGCTGATTAACAAAAGATCTGCTGCTATGCAAGACACTGTAACACATTGAAGAGTATATCCCACAGTACTTCATCACAGTCTCTTTTAGTGCAAAAGGTTACCTTGTCTGCACTTTCTGCATTTGCAACCACTCGTCATTCTCTCCAGTTGAATTAGGCAAAGTATCTGTCACTAAGTCGGGATTAACAAACGTTTTGAGGCATCTTTCGGAATGAGAGAGACTGGATTACAGTAGTACCTTTAAAAATCCTCCTTTGCAGCCTGGTTCCGCTCTAGTAAAGCCTGCAGGTAGTTTTGGGGAGCATATTGTGGGCAGTAAGAAAACCTGGACTAACAAATGTATAGACTATACTGTAGTGTTGAAGCGAAAAACATGAGCAGGTGCCCGAACCTCCTGCAGCTCAAGCATGGAGCCAAGAGTCTGTTTCGATGAATCCAACAGATCAACATATGCTTGCTCTATCTCCTGATCGTGACTGCAGAACCTTGACTTGGTGGAATCCTGCAAGAACAGAACAGTATATACATTAGAACGCGGCCTACAATCATGCATTCTTCAGAAGTAAAATCAATTACGATGAATAAACGAAGATGAATGTTACGGCCATGGGAGAGAAACAGACCTTGGGAAGCTTGTTTGAAGTGGTAAATGCCTTTTGCAGCAAGAATCTCATTTCCAGGGTCTTATCCCATAGTGCCTTCAGTAAACAGAAATTGGATGTAAAGGTTAATAATTTGAAAGCTTAAATACAAATGAATGTGAAGGATAGCTGCGCAATAGCACATAATACCTTTTGGTTTTTGACTGCCTGGCCTCTCGAGGCATCATCATCCCTGTGCTGTTTCAATGTCTGAAGAATGCTTCTGCgggtgaaagaaaaaaaatatgtgCTTATGCAGAACTAGAAGAGAAGAAATACAAGTGAGATGATGAAGCGGATTGTAAAGTAAACCGTGTGAAAGTGTGGCATGTAGAGGACGGGTGGAAGGGAACATTACTGTTGACTGGCCTGGAGGGTGCGATACTCCTCCTCGAGCTCCCCCATCTCACCATCATCCTCCTCTTCATGGCCGCTCTCCTCGTCATGGTCGATCTCCTCGTCGCTCTAACCAAATAGAGACAGGCACAAAATAGCTAAGCAATCAAAGTATATAGTATATGAACAAAAGGAAAATGAGAGGGGGTGGAGAGTTACGGCAGAGAAATCTTGGTCATCGTCATTGGCAGCGCTCCCTGCGGGGAAGAAGCCGTCCTCTGGGTCGGAGTTGTCGTGGAGGTTGAGGTCGGAGTCGCTGCCGGAGTCGGAAGAAGCCTCCGAAaggggaggggaaggggaaggTGCTGCCTTGCGGCGCTTGAGTACGAGTGGCGCCATCTCCTCCTCGGCGGAAAGAGGAGGGAAAGCTTGCCTGACGAGACAGAAGAGGAAGGAGAGGCTTCTCTTTCAGTTGCAGGCCTCCGGAAGGGTATCCGCAAAACCTCAAAGAAGCAATTAATCCCTGTCGAGCTCACCTCAGTCAGCCGGCAGAGCTTAGGCTGGTGCGGCGTGCGGGAGCAAGAGAGGCAACCGCCGGCGTTCTCCGGCGTCGCGGGGCAGGACGGCGCAGCCAAGCAGCGGGGTGGATGAAGCGGGGCAGGAGAAGGTAGGAAGGTGGGGCGTAAGCGGGTCAAGTCAGCCGCCGATGTGCAGGCTCCGCGCTTGAGAAGGCAGCCGTCGACGTGCAGGCGCCGCGCCGCCGTCGATTGAGTTTGGTGGTTCGGGAATGCACCACCGCCAGCGCCTAGGGGTGAGGAAAGTTGGGGTTTGAGCAATTTGCTAATCGGGTTGGGCCTATCTAAAGAAATTGCTAGTTGGGTTGGGCCTATCTAAAAAATGCTAGTTGGGTTGAGCCTGGAGAATGTACAAAATGCTAGTTGGGTTGGGCCTATCTGCAAAAGCTAGTTGGGTTGGGCTCTCGTTCTATCCAGCGCATCAGCGCATGAATCTTCTAAAAAAAAGAGTCCGCGACGGAACCGAGCGCTAAAGTTTCCTATAAAAAAGAACCGAGCGCTAAACAGTGACTTTTCCCATGACCAGAACAATGACCTGACGTTGTAACGGGATATAAATATTCTAATAGGTTAGCTTATGATTTACCTGTAAATAATAATATGATTATGTAAATAAATATTCATCAATTTCTGACCATGAATTACTTTATATTTTGATTAGAAGTTTGGTAAGTAATTAAAATGAAATTGGTTCAGAAGGTAAATAAATTAAGATAATTGATTAGCATATACATGAAAGGCTGAACGAAGGGGTGGTGGGAAGAAAGATTAAATAGAACCATACGTTCTTTttaagtactccctccttcccaaaaTATAAGGCGCCGATTGACTTTTCTGGTCTTTGTTCCATAAATTTGACTATGATTTTAACGTATTATAAAATTAGTATACAGATATATGAAATGAGTAGGGCGTTTCGGCGCCCAGGCTCATCTGCATCCGGTTAGAAAACAATtcgtaaaaaattcaaaaaaaaattaatatttttttgtgcggtagacaatttgatgcgtgaggctgctccaaatttcaagtcatttggacatctgagcagCTCTTGGAAAAAAAGACAAATCGTGGCAAAACAATACATGAACAGTGAATATTTTTACAGACCCCAATTTGTCTTTTTCGCTGTGAGCTcctcagatgtccaaatgattTCAAAATTGGAGCGGACCTCACGAATCAAAGTGTCTacatcacaaaaaaaattggaatttctgaaaattttctagtatttattttaatttttttcgTCAGCGCGGGTGCAGATGAGCTTGGTGCAGAGATGGATTTTCGGAAATAAAACTGTTTTGTAAGACAAATACCAAGATGTCGTTTATACATGTGCAATTCATGTATTTTTGATATATATTAGTGGTCAAAGTCGTGCAAAGTCAATCGCGCCTTATAttttgggaaggagggagtagcagAGATTGATACACTATAACAGGTGTCTCGTGTCAAGTTGGCAATAACTTTATGGGTGATCTGGTGGGCTAGGAGGAAGATGATTCATTAGCCTATTTTTTAAAGTTCGTCGACTACACACCAGCTCGTTAGCAGGTTCAAAGACAAGCTTGACAGGATGTTGACGACAAGTGTGAAAGTGATCAACTCATCAATTAATGCTACGGCGAGACTGAAAGCCCCTCCAACCGGGTATGCTAAAATTAACATAGACATAGCCATTGTGAGATCTCATGCAGGAGGAGCTGCAGCGAGAGTTTGCCGAGATGCACATGGCAACTATCTGGGTAGCTCGTCATTGGTGATCCATGGGGTGACTGACATAGCTACACTTGAAGTTGTAGCATATCGCGAGGCCTTGTCCATCATAGAGGATCTTCGTCTACAAAGCTTCATCATAACATCAAACTCAAAACAGGTAGTAAATGACATTGCTAGAGGTATCTATGGGAGATATGAAGCCATCATCAGTGAGATCCAAATGCACTCAGAGATGTTCAACTGCAAATTCACTTTTGAATGACGAGTTGTCGATACTGAAGCCGATAGTTCAGCCATTTTTTCTTATTCTCTTGATTAGAGGCGATGCGTTTGGTTGATCCAACGTCATGGTCATTTGTGTCCCACTTCACGCAGATTTTGAGCAATAAAACTTGGCCTTGCCCCTAAGAAATTCTTATTCCGCTACATAACAGAAAGTTTGATGGAAGCTTTGGCATTTCAAGGTAGCATCAAAACACCTCCTCAAAGAAAAGCACCATCAAAACTGAAAGTGTTCTGGTGCGTTTGGCAAAGTCTTCTCTTTTAGCTGCTTATCTTTTTCGACAAATACTGAATTTTATTAACTTAAATAAAGCATCAGAGTAATACAAAACACAATAAGTACATATGCGGTCTCTGCATCCGCACTTGTGCAACTTGTCGACAAAGGACTCCTGTGCCCATGTCGGAGCTTGTGGCTCGACGAAAGGACTAAAGACATATCTTCAGCTGCGGGAGCGTTAGTCTTAACGGCAAAGACTTGAGAACCTGTCGGAGTCTGCTGCTCATCGGCAAGCTTGGCGTTATCTCCGGAAACTTCCTTGTCGGTGGCTGCTGGGAACTCTACCGGAAAGTACTTGCCGGTGTTCAACTTCCTTCTCTTATTCTACCTTGTTGATGGTGTTATGGATGGCTGAGTCAAATGGAGCACAAAAGTCCCTAGTTCCACAGGTAACTTGAGGGCGGCACGTTTTGACAGATCATCAGCGATGCTATTTTTCGCACGAGAatgtgctctgtttgcaatccatcAAAGTGCTCTTCCAATTTACTCACTTCATCAacgtatgcttccatcaatgggctttgataatcccTGTTTACTTGCTTCACAACAAGTTGTGAGTCGCCCCTGATAATGAGCTTTCTGATTCCAAGGTCTACAGTTATCATGAGACCAGCAAGTAGCCCTtcatactcagcagtgttgtttgttgctTTCTCCCTGAGAAAGTGCATTTGAactacgtacttgaggtgctcttcggttggtgcgacaagcagcactcTGGCGCCGGCGCCTTGTAGCGAAAAAggcccatcaaagtacataatccaatcTTGAGTTGCTTCCTTGACGGGGAGAGAAGTGTCTTGATTCTCTTCGTCTGGCGTTGGCGTCCATTCTACAATGAACTCTGCGAAATCTCTGCTCTGTATGGTTGGAGTACTTCCAAACTTGAGATCAAAACTTGACAATTCCAACGCCCACTCCACAATTCTGCCGGTTGCATATGGATTTCTCAAAATCCTCCGCATCAGAAAGCTAGTGACGACAGTGATTTGGTGTGCTTGGAAGTGGTGGTGCAGCTTTCTTGAGGCCATGAGAAGACCGAAAAGTAGTTTCCGCACAccagaatatcttgacctagcccctgGAGAAGAGAACTGACAAAATAGATTGGTCGCTGCACCAACTTCTTCTTCGGCACTACTTGCTGTTCTGTTACATCTGCTTGTTCTACATTTGACTTGTCGGCACTTGGATTTGCCGGAGAGGATTACGGCTTGTCGCTTGACAATTTTGCATATGCTGCTCCTTTGCCTTAAGCTTCCCTCTCAGCCACTAGTGCAATgctaaccacttgattcgttgtCGCGAAGTATAGCAACAACGACTCTTGTGGCTTTGGCGCAACTAGCGTTAGCGTAGAGGAGAGGTacttcttcaaatcttgcagtgcgGCCTCCGCTTCTGGCATCCATTTCATTGGACCTgcctttttcaaaattttgaaaaacggcaaggcaggctcagcagatttggagatgaacctgctTAATGCAGCAATGCAGCCGGTAAGACGACGCACATCCTTGACGCGCTTTGGTGCTTCAATCTGCTCAATTTCTTTGATCTTGTCGGCATTTGCTCCAATTCCATGCTGAGACACAACGAACCCGAGAAGCTTGTCCGAtggaacgccaaacacacacttctcagggttgagcttcaAATTGATCCTGCGCAGatttgcaaacgtctcttctaggTCTTGTATGAGGGTTGctttgtccttggttttgaccactatgtcatccatatatgcttccacattcTTGTGCAGCAGGGGTCCAAAAtcaatctggactgctcttgcaaatgtaGAACCAACACTCTTCAATCCGAAAGGCATATGTATAAAGCAATATGTGtcacatggagtgatgaatgtGGTTTTCCCTCATTATCCTTGGACATGAAAATCTGATGATAACCAAAATAAGCATCAAGGAAAGAGGGTAAATCACAACTGGCAGTGGAGTCCACAATATGGTCGATGTGCGGCAAGGAAAAAGGATCTTTTGGACAAGCTTTATTGATGTCAGTGTAATCAATACAAAGTCTCTATTTTCCATTTGCCTTGCGGACTACaactggattggccaaccatgttGGATGGAGGACTCTTCTGACCAGGCCTGCCGCTTctagtttcttgatctcttcggcaatgaactattgtcgttccaaagcttgcttcttGACCTTCTACTTGATGGGCCGCGCATGAGGgtagacagcaaggtggtgctcaattacctccctgggaacaccgcgGATGTCAAATGgttgccacgcaaacacatcgacattctcCCACAGGAAGAAAACGaacgcgctttcctatttgtcatcgagggtggaACTTGTAGTGAAAGTACCACCCAAGTCGTCCTCCTTGGCAGATACTTTCTTAGTTGCTGGTGGAGCTGctttggatttcttgctcttgccggcaGAGCTCTCCGGCACGTCCTCAACTAGAGCgcagcactccgaagaggtgcacTTCCGGAGTCCTTGtcagaggtcttgccggtcttcttcctcttctcccccccccccccgggagcTTTGTCGGCAGGAgtaagtgccttggcggcagatgctgcaactgcttccctaTAGAGTTGATCAGCGCAAATGatcgcatccttcttgtcggaaTTGATGGTGATGACACTCATCGGCCCcggcatcttcaatgtgttgtaggcatagtgtgatgctgccatgaacttagccagtGTGGGGTGGCCAAGAATCCCATTATATAGCAATGGAATCTTGACGatgtcgaagacgatcttctctaTCTTGTAGTTTAGCTCACTGCCAAATGTCACCGGTAGTGTGATCTTGCCCTTCGGCTGACTTCTTCCCAGATTGATCCCTTGAAATGTGCATGTCTTCTTGAGATATTCATCAGAaatttgcagcctcttgatcacatCTGGTGAGATCAAGTTCAAGCCAGCCCCAccatcaaccaacatctttgtcaCTTTGAGGTTGCATATTAtcggtgaaaccaacaacggcaagcacctgaccgcagttgtgcggtcagggtggtcctcggcgtaaAAAATGATGGGCGTGTTGGACCATTTGAGTGGCTTCTAGGCATCAACTGCTGGCTTTGCTGCATTGACCTCACGCACCCACTGCTTAAGTTGATGAtgagaggagtgcaaagatgcacctgcGTCAATGCACATGGCTTTTGTGGCTTTCTGGAATTCATGCTCATTGGACTCGTCGCCGTCCTCTTGGTCCTCTGattacccacaagtataggggatcgcttgtagcctttttcaataaataagagtgtcgaacccaacgaggagctaaaggtagaacagatattctctcaagttctatcgaccaccgatacaactctacgcacacttaacgttcgctttacctagaacaagtatgaaactattttgtaggtgataggataggtttgcaagataaaaCTAGATGTACTTagcaagaataaaactatgagtaatttgcaagataataaaatttagttgtttagtagaaagattttgtcacacaagaaagttatttctccctaggcaatcaataactagactgataatcattattgcaattttatatgagggagaggcatgagctaacatactttatgtacttggatcatatgcacttatgattggaactctagcaagcatccgcaactaccaaagatcattaaggtaaaacccaaccatagcattaagtatcaagtcctctttatcccgtacgcaacaacccccttactcgggtataaacttttgtcactctcgccacccaccataagcgaatcatgaacgtattgcaaaaccctacagcgggaatccctcacgcttgcgcgacacataGGGCatcataggacagcaccaaaataaaacatacaactcaagcCAATCACAATCATCGAtcaacccacaggacaaaacaaatctactcaaacatcataggatggccacacatcattggataataatatgtaGCATTAAGCtacatgtttaagtagagattacagtagggagaagaggtgttacaccgttTCATAGAGGGAGATAgagttggtggtgatggtggcgAAGTTGTTGATGTAGCTCGCCATCATGATGGTTTGCCCCAGCGGCGTTCTGGCgtcaccgggagagagggggagagagccccctccttcttcttcttccttggactccccctagatatgaggagagttccccctctagTCCATGGCCGCCATGTCGGCGGAGGagcaggagcccctccgagattggatccctctctgttctcttctgttttgcgttcctgttttctggcccttcaccatttcttaaattcctggagatccgtaactctgattgggctgaaattttaacatgatttttttccGGATATTATCTTTCTTGCGCCGAAAGAAGGGGGTCAACCAACCTATGAGGAGCTCACTAGGCACCACGGCGCGCCAgacccccctggcgcgccctgatgcctagtgggcccctcaagcatcgtctcgcgttgattcttcttccaaaaattcacacatattccaaaataaatctccgtaaattttcattgcgtttggacttcgtttgatatggatattctgcgaaacaaaaaacatgctgatacgtccattttgcatcatgttttcctactgttatttataatgtttttatgcataataatgctttatgtagTAATTCTAAT
This genomic window contains:
- the LOC109745726 gene encoding LOW QUALITY PROTEIN: uncharacterized protein (The sequence of the model RefSeq protein was modified relative to this genomic sequence to represent the inferred CDS: substituted 1 base at 1 genomic stop codon), coding for MAPLVLKRRKAAPSPSPPLSEASSDSGSDSDLNLHDNSDPEDGFFPAGSAANDDDQDFSASDEEIDHDEESGHEEEDDGEMGELEEEYRTLQASQQSILQTLKQHRDDDASRGQAVKNQKALWDKTLEMRFLLQKAFTTSNKLPKDSTKSRFCSHDQEIEQAYVDLLDSSKQTLGSMLELQEALLERNQAAKEDFXRYYLTDTLPNSTGENDEWLQMQKVQTRITLFRNTEIDKWQRKTQVTTGAAALKGRLHAFNQNISDQVAGYMRDPSRMINRMYLRKSDVGVFGESAAQPATAVEGKDVEGDPELIDDSEFYHQLLKEFLESCDTGASESAFYALRKKQHKKRKLVDRRASKSRKIRYSVHEKIANFMAPVPMTVPPMASKLFENLFGMGNQKAPAV